A genomic region of Gymnogyps californianus isolate 813 chromosome 12, ASM1813914v2, whole genome shotgun sequence contains the following coding sequences:
- the IRX3 gene encoding LOW QUALITY PROTEIN: iroquois-class homeodomain protein IRX-3 (The sequence of the model RefSeq protein was modified relative to this genomic sequence to represent the inferred CDS: deleted 2 bases in 1 codon) gives MSFPQLGYQYIRPIYPAERPGSGGSRGGAELAPSGTLSNVLSSMYGAPYAAAAAAQGYGAFLPYAAELPIFPQLGAQYELKESPGVQHAAFPHHHPAFYPYGQYQFGDPSRPKNATRESTSTLKAWLNEHRKNPYPTKGEKIMLAIITKMTLTQVSTWFANARRRLKKENKMTWAPRSRTDEEGNSYGSDHEGEEDKREDEEEIDLENIDTENIESNKDELEDELQDADLLHSDSKTDSEGSEGFEDLPGSEERYLKAAEGEPHHLRHHHLHHHHHHHHKCELPAAAAPAGLEPLKPPLQPPPHHLSPPSSASSSAASSPTDGALAGTLPKPKIWSLAETATSPDNPRKSPGGGSPPAAAPQPLPLPPPPPHRLVSSCPLGKFPNWTNRAFPAHHHHHPPPHPLALLNTPHLLGLGAAPAAPAAAAAFPRPADQAQSAEPAGADRSSALEVEKKLIKTAFQPVQRRPQNQLDAAMVLSALSSS, from the exons ATGTCTTTCCCCCAGCTGGGCTACCAGTACATCAGGCCGATTTACCCGGCGGAGCGCCCGGGGAGCGGCGGCTCCCGCGGCGGCGCCGAGCTGGCCCCGTCCGGGACCCTCTCCAACGTGCTCTCCTCCATGTACGGCGCGCCCtacgccgccgccgccgccgcccagGGCTACGGAGCCTTCCTGCCCTACGCCGCCGAGCTGCCCATCTTCCCCCAGCTG GGCGCCCAGTACGAGCTGAAGGAGAGCCCGGGGGTGCAGCACGCCGccttcccccaccaccaccccgcCTTCTACCCCTACGGGCAGTACCAGTTCGGGGACCCGTCGCGGCCCAAGAACGCCACCCGGGAGAGCACCAGCACCCTCAAGGCCTGGCTCAACGAGCACCGGAAAAACCCCTACCCCACCAAGGGCGAGAAGATCATGCTGGCCATCATCACCAAAATGACCCTCACCCAGGTCTCCACCTGGTTCGCCAACGCGCGGCGGCGGCtcaaaaaggagaacaaaatgaCCTGGGCCCCCCGCAGCAGGACGGACGAGGAGGGCAACTCCTACGGGAGCGACCACGAGGGGGAAGAGGACAAGagggaggacgaggaggagATCGACCTGGAGAACATCGACACCGAGAACATCGAGAGCAACAAGGACGAGCTGGAGGACGAGCTGCAGGACGCCGACCTCCTGCACTCCGACTCCAAGACGGACTCGGAGGGCTCCGAGGGCTTCGAGGACCTGCCCGGCTCCGAGGAGCGCTACCTCAAGGCCGCCGAGGGGGAGCCGCACCACCTccgccaccaccacctccaccaccatcaccaccaccaccacaagtGCgagctccccgccgccgccgcccccgccggccTGGAGCCCCTCAAGCCGCCCCTCCAGCCGCCGCCGCACCACCTCTCGCCcccctcctccgcctcctcctccgccgcctcctccccgaCGGACGGCGCTTTGGCCGGCACCCTGCCGAAGCCCAAGATCTGGTCGCTGGCCGAGACGGCCACCAGCCCGGACAACCCCCGCAAGTctcccggcggcggctccccgccggcggccgccccccagccgctgccgctgccccccccgccgccccacAGACTcgtctcctcctgccccctgGGCAAGTTCCCCAACTGGACCAACCGCGCCTTCCCggcccaccaccaccaccacccgcCCCCGCACCCGCTGGCCTTACTGAACACTCCCcacctgctggggctgggggctgcccccgccgcc cccgccgccgccgccgccttcccgCGGCCCGCGGACCAGGCGCAGAGCGCGGAGCCCGCCGGAGCAG atCGATCTAGTGCCTTGGAAGTAGAGAAAAAGTTAATAAAGACAGCTTTCCAGCCAGTGCAGAGGCG